One genomic window of Channa argus isolate prfri chromosome 5, Channa argus male v1.0, whole genome shotgun sequence includes the following:
- the LOC137127255 gene encoding protein FAM217B-like isoform X2, with protein sequence MGTILQERAPQRCVDRVSIREREWKRKASWSNNRPDVASNKMGRRQPQRKSLQPQYTSPSQENHHDKRLQQRRKHKPNTSSSKHATSPHSAQGTTQTKSHRLSPAEERMEPQVQPAAQHGGHRDQKRTGFRASRHAPGFPCYRHSNSSPDLPERRPSLKLEAGSLSSCGEGDSDTDLSESERLPVSLSAHVPPQLELRPEVIADEDDPTQRQRPRGQGCAGLDFPDFLPPPFNSWSLSQLAVFYNMEGRAAPRPRPVGSLERYLERLLQLEWHQIQTVQKESSTLAGSDVTHSCRRSPAAASSRLSSPKCILQCQRAFPLTFLSTLLSHSALLSGCACTLCCIPYSNCSTLCCRSAHSHNRQFRISPILERREPVSLPKRSYSESRVHSSDWRSASQTPMVSSPVRANSHLRRMQASGNIRNPAQGAVTKPQLAAKESKTGAAVDCVGAQGSGLDCRTGGVRKRSGSEQRRSGVERNHNVAEKKRSGSECRRRGSERRKAAEFKEIKPDAVTAIMDNLPASRYTAVNKANRQKQVEFVT encoded by the exons ATGGGCACCATCCTGCAGGAGCGAGCGCCCCAGCGATGCGTGGACAGGGTTTCCATCAGGGAGAGGGAGTGGAAGAGGAAGGCGTCGTGGAGCAACAACAGGCCTGATGTGGCCAG cAACAAAATGGGAAGGCGGCAGCCACAAAGGAAGTCACTGCAGCCTCAGTACACGTCCCCCAGTCAGGAGAACCATCATGACAAA AGGCTGCAGCAAAGAAGAAAGCACAAACCTAACACATCCTCATCTAAACACGCTACTAGTCCACACAG TGCTCAGGGCACCACACAGACAAAGTCCCACCGTCTGTCCCCTGCAGAGGAAAGGATGGAGCCACAGGTGCAGCCGGCTGCTCAGCACGGTGGCCACAGAGACCAGAAGCGCACAGGCTTCAGAGCGAGCAGACACGCACCGGGCTTTCCCTGCTACCGCCACTCTAATTCAAGCCCTGATCTGCCGGAGAGAAGACCCTCACTTAAGCTGGAGGCTGGCAGCCTGAGCAGCTGTGGAGAAGGTGACAGTGACACTGATTTGTCTGAGTCGGAGAGACTTCCTGTGTCACTTTCTGCTCATGTTCCTCCACAGCTCGAGCTCAGGCCAGAGGTCATTGCAGATGAAGACGACCCCACTCAAAGACAAAGACCAAGAGGACAGGGCTGTGCTGGGCTTGACTTCCCAGACTTCCTTCCTCCACCTTTTAACTCCTGGAGCCTCAGTCAGCTGGCTGTCTTCTACAACATGGAGGGCCGGGCGGCCCCTCGGCCCAGACCTGTGGGCTCTCTAGAAAGGTACCTGGAgaggctgctgcagctggagtGGCATCAGATCCAGACTGTCCAAAAGGAGAGCAGCACGTTGGCTGGGTCGGACGTTACTCACAGCTGCCGCCGCTCACCAGCTGCTGCCTCATCTCGCCTCAGCTCTCCAAAGTGTATCCTCCAGTGTCAGCGTGCCTTCCCCCTCACCTTCCTGTCCACCCTGCTTAgtcactctgctctgctctctggCTGTGCCTGCACTCTGTGCTGCATCCCCTACTCTAACTGTAGCACGTTGTGCTGCCGCTCCGCTCACAGTCACAACCGTCAGTTCAGGATCAGTCCCATTCTGGAGCGCAGGGAGCCAGTGTCCCTCCCCAAAAGGAGCTACAGCGAGAGCCGGGTGCACTCTTCAGATTGGAGGTCAGCGTCCCAAACTCCGATGGTCAGCAGTCCCGTAAGGGCCAACAGCCACCTGCGAAGAATGCAAGCCTCAGGCAACATCCGCAACCCTGCCCAAGGTGCTGTCACCAAACCTCAGCTCGCTGCCAAAGAGTCAAAGACTGGGGCTGCAGTGGACTGTGTGGGAGCACAGGGCAGTGGGTTGGACTGTAGGACAGGGGGGGTTAGGAAAAGGAGCGGCTCAGAGCAGCGGAGAAGTGGAGTGGAAAGAAACCACAATGTAGCAGAGAAGAAACGGAGCGGTTCAGAGTGTAGGAGACGAGGAAGCGAACGAAGGAAAGCAGCTGAATTTAAGGAGATCAAACCAGATGCTGTCACTGCAATAATGGACAACTTACCTGCTTCCAGATACACTGCGGTTAACAAagcaaacaggcaaaaacaGGTTGAGTTTGT
- the LOC137127255 gene encoding protein FAM217B-like isoform X1 — MIRRISDGGSDQFHCGFRVDGGGGGGDARCSCVCASYVTAVKCRRNKMGRRQPQRKSLQPQYTSPSQENHHDKRLQQRRKHKPNTSSSKHATSPHSAQGTTQTKSHRLSPAEERMEPQVQPAAQHGGHRDQKRTGFRASRHAPGFPCYRHSNSSPDLPERRPSLKLEAGSLSSCGEGDSDTDLSESERLPVSLSAHVPPQLELRPEVIADEDDPTQRQRPRGQGCAGLDFPDFLPPPFNSWSLSQLAVFYNMEGRAAPRPRPVGSLERYLERLLQLEWHQIQTVQKESSTLAGSDVTHSCRRSPAAASSRLSSPKCILQCQRAFPLTFLSTLLSHSALLSGCACTLCCIPYSNCSTLCCRSAHSHNRQFRISPILERREPVSLPKRSYSESRVHSSDWRSASQTPMVSSPVRANSHLRRMQASGNIRNPAQGAVTKPQLAAKESKTGAAVDCVGAQGSGLDCRTGGVRKRSGSEQRRSGVERNHNVAEKKRSGSECRRRGSERRKAAEFKEIKPDAVTAIMDNLPASRYTAVNKANRQKQVEFVT; from the exons ATGATTAGAAGAATTAGTGATGGAGGCTCTGATCAGTTTCACTGTGGCTTCAGGgttgatggaggaggaggaggaggagacgcTCGGTGCTCGTGTGTTTGTGCTTCATATGTGACTGCTGTTAAATGTCGGCG cAACAAAATGGGAAGGCGGCAGCCACAAAGGAAGTCACTGCAGCCTCAGTACACGTCCCCCAGTCAGGAGAACCATCATGACAAA AGGCTGCAGCAAAGAAGAAAGCACAAACCTAACACATCCTCATCTAAACACGCTACTAGTCCACACAG TGCTCAGGGCACCACACAGACAAAGTCCCACCGTCTGTCCCCTGCAGAGGAAAGGATGGAGCCACAGGTGCAGCCGGCTGCTCAGCACGGTGGCCACAGAGACCAGAAGCGCACAGGCTTCAGAGCGAGCAGACACGCACCGGGCTTTCCCTGCTACCGCCACTCTAATTCAAGCCCTGATCTGCCGGAGAGAAGACCCTCACTTAAGCTGGAGGCTGGCAGCCTGAGCAGCTGTGGAGAAGGTGACAGTGACACTGATTTGTCTGAGTCGGAGAGACTTCCTGTGTCACTTTCTGCTCATGTTCCTCCACAGCTCGAGCTCAGGCCAGAGGTCATTGCAGATGAAGACGACCCCACTCAAAGACAAAGACCAAGAGGACAGGGCTGTGCTGGGCTTGACTTCCCAGACTTCCTTCCTCCACCTTTTAACTCCTGGAGCCTCAGTCAGCTGGCTGTCTTCTACAACATGGAGGGCCGGGCGGCCCCTCGGCCCAGACCTGTGGGCTCTCTAGAAAGGTACCTGGAgaggctgctgcagctggagtGGCATCAGATCCAGACTGTCCAAAAGGAGAGCAGCACGTTGGCTGGGTCGGACGTTACTCACAGCTGCCGCCGCTCACCAGCTGCTGCCTCATCTCGCCTCAGCTCTCCAAAGTGTATCCTCCAGTGTCAGCGTGCCTTCCCCCTCACCTTCCTGTCCACCCTGCTTAgtcactctgctctgctctctggCTGTGCCTGCACTCTGTGCTGCATCCCCTACTCTAACTGTAGCACGTTGTGCTGCCGCTCCGCTCACAGTCACAACCGTCAGTTCAGGATCAGTCCCATTCTGGAGCGCAGGGAGCCAGTGTCCCTCCCCAAAAGGAGCTACAGCGAGAGCCGGGTGCACTCTTCAGATTGGAGGTCAGCGTCCCAAACTCCGATGGTCAGCAGTCCCGTAAGGGCCAACAGCCACCTGCGAAGAATGCAAGCCTCAGGCAACATCCGCAACCCTGCCCAAGGTGCTGTCACCAAACCTCAGCTCGCTGCCAAAGAGTCAAAGACTGGGGCTGCAGTGGACTGTGTGGGAGCACAGGGCAGTGGGTTGGACTGTAGGACAGGGGGGGTTAGGAAAAGGAGCGGCTCAGAGCAGCGGAGAAGTGGAGTGGAAAGAAACCACAATGTAGCAGAGAAGAAACGGAGCGGTTCAGAGTGTAGGAGACGAGGAAGCGAACGAAGGAAAGCAGCTGAATTTAAGGAGATCAAACCAGATGCTGTCACTGCAATAATGGACAACTTACCTGCTTCCAGATACACTGCGGTTAACAAagcaaacaggcaaaaacaGGTTGAGTTTGT